GTTCAAAATGCCAATTATGACTCATGACAAAACGttcataggaaaaaaaaaagggttataGATATGTATGATTTCTATTGGCAtatcatattatattatattaagaCGGATCGTACTTCATGTATTCAGCTATCAATCTCATTCAACTTGGAAGCCTCTTTAGGTCCAGCCTCATAAAACTGGCTGATGCTTAGTTGGTCCTCCTTTGAAACAGGAGAGTTACTAGGAGAATGCTAGATAAAGAACCGAGTTTACCTATAGCATTGTCCTTGTAAAGGAGATGATCCCTGGGCAGGCCAATTAAGTGATCCATCTTCAAAGAGCTCCATGTCAAAAtatgttaaaaaggaaaaatagacacTCAGCAAACATGCAGCCAACCACTTAGTGATGCATTTTGTTCAAACATTAGGTAAAGTGGGACACTTGTTACGGATTCTAGTAGTGCCACCATCTATAAGCATGCATTTGCTTAATAAGGACAGTGTGCTCCTTGATTGGCTCAATACAAGAGAACCACAGGATCGAATTTGTCAGCATCGGAGATTCTCATGTTTTCTGGTACCAAGCACCGAGGAGCCCAAGAACAGTTCTAGTCACCACCGCACAAATGCAAGCAACAACGAATAAGTTCATACAGATCACAATGATACCATAGAAGATGCCATCAATCTTACTGCATTCATGCCCACAGCGTAAAATCTGAAGGCATAGCTAAGCTCGcaagagaaaacagaaattaaAGCTTAATATAGTGTTTGTATAGGCATAAATCAAAGCTAATATAGTGTTCGTATAGTTGGACCACCAACAATAAAGCCCGTCAATGACAGTCCCCTTTCGGTCGGTCCCCTTCTTCGACAGTAGACAAGCAACAGTCTTGACAATACAGATAGTAAGCTACATCGGTATTTACATGGACGATATAATAGAGTTCGAACCTTCCAGGATGACCATGGTTCTAATGAGCCCGAATAGCTGCCACAGTCGAGACCATTGAGTCGACTCCACAGACATTGCGGCCCCTGCAAATCTTGTAGTATCCCTGCTCCCCCCATCCTTCTCCCCAGGAATTTTTTATGATCCAGTAAGGCTTGGGTTTAAACCTGATAGGAGAATATCCCTCCGCACCATACCCCACAAGCAGCACTCCGTGGTCTAAATGCCTGCCGCAGATGTATGGGCAGGAAACACCACCGACGTAGGTCTGCATAAAAACAGCATTTATACCAACTGCCAATGTTGGAAACCCAACAATGGCATTGTTAGAATATGAACATAATAAAATAgcaaaagggaaggaaaaacatgaaacaTGGTTCAGGACTTGGGTGATAAGATTGCACTCTTTTCTTTGGTTCACAGAAATCATCATCAACTACTCACCAGCAAGTGGTCCATTTTTCACAAGATTTGCAGCAATTTGATCTTCATCAATCGAAACCACACTATAATTGGAAACTGTTGCAACAATCCTATTTTTGTCAAACTTGCACGTGCCCCGATCGGTTCCAGTGTATGGGTAGTCTTCCTCTCTCTCAAGTCCACCAGCTTTGATTGCATATTGGAAGGCGCTGGTCATCAGTCCACCATTGCATCCTGAGTCACACGACGATGGTTCTGAAGCGTCACACTGGAAATTTATGCAGTTAGTTAACACGAAATATTTTAGGGTGCAAGAAGAaacttttccatgaaaaatttgACACAGTAAAGATATTCAAACTCTAATACTCCAACGTTGAGAAAACAGAAGCAGTTCCAGAACTGAAACCCCGTGCACAATAAAAAGGATTAAATATTAAATGCGAATGAAGGCATTCCCATGAAACTTATCAAGGCAAGCGGGTGGAAAAGGCACCTAAAAAAAGACCACATAAGGGATAACGAAGATACCGCACGCAAGTCGCTTAGCGGCTTAGGCCACGGAATTCATGGTGGGCCATTGGATTTTCACCTGTCAGCAGCATATGCAGGGCATCTACTGATCTGCTATACAAGTACACAAGGATACACGTTTCCTACGTCCATATAAGTGCATTACATCTAGTTTTCATATTACGATGCCCATAGTTTGGCTGAAAACGTCATAGATGCGTTCACAAAGATCAATTAATTAGGATCCATTGATCAACGATCAATTTATTGGGATCCATTCATCATGTTTTTCCAATAAAAGTGGGGTTTCAAGAGTCCATGGTTCATCAATCTTTGATTGCCGAAGAAACCCAACCGCATGGGATGGAATAAAATCAGGTCGACTAAAAATGTATAGTAGTAGTAAAGCCATAGAAAGCAAATCAGCGATTCTGAAACCATGATCCAAACAACTAAACAGATAAGGCGAAAACGAAAACTATCGTATAGTTAATATACTAACTGGATTTTTTGACAAAAGGGAAATAGCTTTATATCGCCTTCGAAAACCCCCCTAACTCTGTTCAATAATGGCAAGGAATCAACTGCAAAGCATCTCCATTTCAATAACATTTAATTCCACACTTCCCGTGCCCTATTGATGATAAAACAATCAAGTCCTTCCTATCTTTTGTTCAAGCAAGATGTCACATATTCCTAGAAAAAGGAGCACGCATGAGACGTGGccccaaaattttttctttgacaACCTCATGAAGATGGACCatgaaaatttcaaaggaaGTTGGAATTGGAGGCGGAAAGGACCTCATGGTCGCAGTCGACAAGCTGCTGCTCACTGAGGCTAACGAGTTTGCCAGTCGCTAGAAAGTTAGCTCCTTCCAACGCACCAGTTGCACTAAACGACCAGCAAGAACCGCAGGAACCCTAAACCCAAAAGGATCAAATTTTTAGTCAAATCCCTAAAATCTAAAGCAAAattcaaggaaaagaaaacaaacggaaaagaaaaacagccaGAACGGACCTGGTTCTTAACGGGCGTCACGGCGCCGTGCTCCCTCCAGTCGAAGTTCTCCGGAAGATCGTTCGTCGGGAGGATCGGAGCCTTGTGCTCGTCGCCCGATCTCCGGAAGGGGTTCCGCGAGCGGAGACCAAGGTACCTCTTCTGGAACTCTTCCTCCGTGAGGTCGGAGAACTGCGTGACCCCGTGGACGGCCGTGGGGTCGAGCAGCTGGTGCCGGCGGGCCCGGCGGAGGTTGGACTTGAAGACAGAGAAGCGGTAGGCGTGCTCCTCGGGGCCGGAGTATGTCTTCCCGAAGCGGCGGACGAAGGAAGAGAAGTGGTGCTCCGCGTTCAGGACGTGGTCGTCCGTCACCTGCCGGATGACAGGATCATCGCCGTCGACGCCGATGTCTCCAATCGCAGCCGAAGCGGcgacgaggaggaggaagacggcgagcaaggggaagaggaaggaagaagaagccaTCGGCGCCGAGATAGGAGGAAGCGTGCGGTGGGAAAGCTAAATAGGCGTCATGATTCTCCAGAGAAAGTATCTTCTAGTGGCCAGCTTGTAACGTGGCGAAATATAATTGATCCACGTTTCCTTGAGCCGTCACCCGATAAGAGCAACTGAGCGTCTGGAGAGCTTTTCTCCAAAGCTGTTGAAAACATTAGGACATTCTGAGCCGTTCGATTTTGAAATCGGACGGATGAGAATTTTGCGACGGAACCCGATTACTTTTTTCTGGAATTTTCTGGGTGCAAGTTGTAGAATTTCCAATAGACGACACATTGTCACGCCTCTTCTGAAACCCTCGATTGCCTCAGAGTCGGACAGTGCTCTGAAACCCTCGATGGCCGTCGAGGATCTCAGGCTGCCCTGTGGTCGAGTCCTTCTTCTCGATCATCTTCTTTTCGTTTGAGAGAGGGTTGAGAGTTCACTCTGAATCGCATGCCAAGGGTTCACCCTCAATCTTAGAGAAACCCTCGCGTTCTGAGCGCCTTTTCTGTTTAGCACGACCTTCGGCATGGCCGAGGGTTTCAATCTCTGATCATGAGAAGCTTCCTTCACAGGCTGAGCATTTCTTAGTAAAACAGAGAGAGATCAGCCTGTCATTTGACCGGTCGTCCATTTCCCCGGCCGATGGCCACGGAGGGGGATTTCCCGCCAAATTCTTGTAGACGGAGATTCATGCGAGAGATCAGACCACTCCACCGTCCGATCTCTAATCCGTGGATTTCACCGATTTTGATCCCTAATCCGTGGATTTCACCCATTTTGATCCTAATCCGTGGATTTCACCCTTGATGATTTGAAAATCCTCTGTTCAAAAATTCACGGTTTGCTAAACTTCTGACTTCATGAGGGAAATCCGACCGCCGACCTACAGGCAATGGCCCTTTTTTCACTATTGCTGCGTCGCCGTTTTAGCCGTCACGCCGGCCGGCGATGGTCGGCAGTCACTCCCATTGTGTCTCTCTCTCGGTCTTCGTGTCTGCAGTCAACTTGATGTCTCTCCGGCGTCTCTCCGGCGTCTCCGCCCGGATTTCTGTCCCGCTGCCTCTCGCTGGCCCTTTCTTTGATAATTAAGATCGCGTTTGATTAGGAGAAGATCCCATTGGAGAATCGGACCAAGAACAGAATTATTAATCGTTCTGGTGAGCTCCGTTCTTCTTGGTTTTGATGTTGCTTGCTCCTTCACATAGAGGAAACGCGTAGTGGTTGCGATCTCAACCAAACAATTTGTACTTTAGTCACAAAATGTGCATTTCACACTCAACACCAAAGTTGATTGACAGTGCTGAATGCACTAAATTGGCTTATTTGGAAAGATCGCCTTCGTCTTCAATGTGCAAGTCTACATCAATAGCTTGCTTCTTCGTCACTTCTCCCCTTAAAGCAAGAACATTTCTGCTCCAAAAAGCGAAAGGTTTGAGCTGCAAATTCTGTGATATAATATGTTTGTAATTTCTACGGCGTGCGGAGCGAAGGAACACGCAACCAAccgaagaaaatcaagcaaaaaaCGACGAGAAAGTAATTAGAACGCGACGGGCCAAATATGATATACTTAATACTTTAATGCAAcagtttttgtgaaaaaactGACTTAACGATGGCTCACTTTCGAAATTACAAACATTCGTTGGTTGGAGTCTGTAAAACCCTTTACGATATCATGCTTTACAAACGACCGTTTTGGGATCTATTTTAAAAGGGCCATTTTATCTTTGCTAAAAAATCACACTAACATaagaaatttcagaaaaccATATTTCTTAAGGCGTCATTTACaacatctctttttctttgggGGACTTTTTGTCCTTAAGCTCAAGGTGCACCCAAGTAAGTGGGTCGGAGTATCGGGTACCTGGTAACCAGCCTAAAAAAACTGGCTCCGGTCGGCATGATGGGACCCGATTCAGCccaattaacattttttttgttaattttatttaacaataatatatattttatattcaactacgtttattttatattaaaaaatacttttttatttaattggcCGGCCTGATCAGGCCTGAGCCCGAAAAAGCAAGCCCGATGGGGCCTGATTCGGCCTgattaaccttttttttatattttttatttttatttagtaataatatatattttattattcaaaatttttattttatatttaaaaatatatatctttttaaTGGGGCCAGACCGCACGGAGTTCAGGCTCAAGTATCAAGCGTCGGGCTGAACCGGGTCGAACCGAGCTCGAGCATCGAGTGTTGGACTGACTCGGGCCCATGTCGAGGTCTACACCCAAGGCCAGTGTGCAGAACTATCCATCACACCAAACACGTTCCAAGGTGCATTCTTATTTGATCTAATCTGAGTTGTCCTGTTATTAAAGGATGTGAGACTGCATCCCCTTCTCGGTTAAGTCTTAGAACATGCCCTTTTGGTTTGGGTGAAATACAATAAAATGTGGACTTTCATAAATTGATTATTGGTTTTGATATGTGAATCCTTTGTTTGATAGAACACGAGTTCTGTGCTTCAGTGTAACCACTTCCCATAGAAGATCAAAAGACAGACAGTTTGTCCCTAAATCCTCCGATATCATGTCCAGAATCATCCCTTCAAAGTCGTTTGGTAAAGGGAATGCTTTGTGAgcgttttatgaatctgcccgGAAAACTAAACAGATCATAAACACTTAGTTTtggtgttccatgaatctgttaTAATCTTTGCAATAAATTCACAAAATATTGAACACTTCCTCCATGATGGCTCCATGGATATCGACAATTCGGCATAGTGCCACCATCAAACTGCAGCATGCAAGAGGTCCGATCTgtccatttttttccttcttttttctttcttagcgcgcgcgcacacacacacacacacatacatatatatatatatatatagggaaatATCATATGCAGTTCAGGCATCACTGATGAAAAGATCATGGAGACACCTGAATCAGTGGGAATGAAGATGAAAATAGATGACAGAATTCCATTAAAAGACCTCACACCATACCAACAATTAGTTGGCTTCTTGATGTATCTCAGTATTACATGACCAAATATTACTCATGTTGTCCATATGGAAAAACAATTTCAATATGCTCCTACATTCACTCATATGAGCGCAGATCATCAGATCCAACATTGAGACCAATCCGGTTAGATTAAcattagaaaatatattttaacatgGAAGGAAGCCTGCGTAAAAAATATAATCTAATTTCTCTTCGAGTTCTATTTTCAGGCAGATCGGTTAAAGCAAGGAAAAAGATCTGAACCAAAGCCGACCAACTGCCTTGCTACATCACCTAACGACTATCCCGAGCTTGCATTAAggtcaaatatttttcttttgttgcttatttGCTTTCACTATTTTATGACACGCCCCGAGACCGGTTTCCTCTATAAAAGGGGAAGGCAATTTGGCCGGCCTCTCCATCTGCACACCGAAGAGTTCTTGTTGACTTGGTCTTCTTCTTGTGGCCTTCATTTCTCTCTCCATGGCTCAGGTATCCTAATTCCCCAAATTGGGTCTTTAAGGAGCttcgatttttcttttattttcttttacaattttggGCTTCAAATTCTGATGGTTGTGgtaccttcttcttcttcttcttcttgtgggTTATACTGGTCTGGAGCTAATTCCCGAGAAGCCATGATcttcaatatgtttttttttcatgtgttgttGTTTGAGGAATTATGTTTCGCTTATATTGATTGTCGTTTGATTTTCAAATCTTCATCCATCTTGAGTACCTCCTCCGTCTTTCCTGTCTCTGTGAATAGtcatattttaatttgtatCGAAGTCTGTTGTTTACAATCTCTACCTTTCTTGCTTTGGTTGATTTTAAGCGTTGCACTATTATTCTTCTTTCCCAGTGCCTTAATTTCCCTGCAAATACGGGGGAGGATAAAAAATTGGGAAGAAATTTGGTGGTGTAATCCCAACCCTTATGCCTCTCTCGTGTGTGTGGATGGGTCAAAGTCAGACTAACGTCCTATCCCTTGCCTTCCTGATTTGCTTTAACATGATTACTAGTGATAAGATTATGAGAGACCCCTTCTTAGTCGTGGATATATTTCTACTGTTGCGTCCGAGTCTGGGATGAGATATTATGGCTTTTTACATCTTCATTGACATCCTTTTTGCATATCTGAGTTGCTTTGGCATGACTAAGTGATAAACTTCATGCACATGTGTATCTGCAACTGAATTGGAACACTAAGGTCGAATATAGCTTACTTGTTATCACTAAAGATAAGTcaggaaggaagagaaaataTTCCAGTAGGCTCCTTCACTTTTGGCTTATGAACTTTCCTAAAGAAGTTTTCTTCCTTGATTTGGTTTTCCACTGCGCCAGTACCTATGGAACAGATTTCGTTGATCAAGGGGAATGGATAACCTCATGGGTTGCTCTTCCATTAAGCTTTTTTTCATTCGTTCCACTGTACaattcaattttttggaaaagaaaggaaCGTAATCATGTCTCTTATTTATATGAAAAGGTggttcaggaaaaaaaaaataatcccAATGGAAATTCAGTTTAATGTTTTGGATGGGAGgatcttattttgttttctgatGGATGCAATTATATATGACACAGCTAGAAGCACATATGTAGACTTCATCTCCTTGGGTTTACTGCTTACCATTTCAATGGTTGCTGGTAGTGCGTTTTATTTTCCTCTTGCTGTCCTTCATTCCATAGTCCTGTCTGGACTATATCTGCTATCTAAGTATAGAGCACGCAAGGTTGCTTGTTATTCAGTATGACAACTCTGACACTGAACGGTTCTAtactatttttctttgttttgcatGCTTTATTGTAGAGCAGTTTTCACCACATTGGCTTTAAAATGTGCTAACTTGGAACAGCGGCTACCAATGCTTGGATTGCACTAGTCCTTTGATTGTTTATATTTCAGAAATTCATCCAATAACAATTTGGAAGGTGTATATTAATGTGTTGAGTCCTATCAAGTCTTTGCTATGCTGTCATCtgaccaaaaagaaagaagcttcCTATTAGTTTTAGGGTCTAGAGAAATATTAGATTTCAACCATGTAAAACCTGGTATTTATTTTCAGAAATTGCACAAATAATGGAAATTCGGCTAGAAATGTTGCAAAATcattttaattatataaaacAAACTGAAGCAAAACTTGTTGAATCTTAAGTAATAGCTCGAAAGGGCATCATAGCTGGGTTGTTGCAGGTGATTTAGGACATATTTCACGTCTTCAATAGCTGATTTTTTTGTACAATGTGCAGACAGTGGTTCTCAGGGTTGGCATGACCTGTGAGGGCTGTGTTGGTGCTGTGAAGAGGGTACTGAACAAAATGGAAGGTCTGATGATTTGCCTTTTGCATGTGTTGAGCCTTCCTTTAATGTATTCTGCAATATTGATcagcttttcttctttgcttttgaaGTTTGAATAATATCTTGTGACTTTGGTGACGGTTTCCATGGTCATGTGGGCTCATACTTCATTTTTAGTAAAGGACGAGTTGAGATAATTTTTTGGAACCTTCATGGACCGTATATCACTAGAGTATTAGAGATGGATTAACTTGACTTGATATACATCCTTTATTGGAATATGAATAACCTTGGGCCAAACACCTTGACGAATTCCAATTCGCAACTTCTACTTGGTCTTTGCCTCACATCATTTTTAGTGATTTAGCAGCTCTTCCGTAGATATTATAAAATCATTGAACAATGTTATTAGCCTTGCTAAGTATGGATTGGATGATAATTGTCATTTGAAGTCGATTACAAAATTTAAGTTAGCTATGACTGCCAAGCTATTGGGTCACAGACTCACACAGCAACATGGGTTCTCCATTTTGACTGCTGCATCATGTTCCCTTATATATAGAGCATCTTGTGAAGTCTATGGGATTGCTATATTCCTCCATTTATTGCTGCATCCACATGACATAGCAGTTAAGCAGACAATACTTTGTACACAGAATATCTGTGATGAGTCATTTCCCAAAAATTCTCCATGTTTCTTTCTGGTCTTTATGATGCCTAAATCTGCTCCAAGGGAAACATAAATGCCGCCAAGAATACGGAAAAATACGGAAAACTAAAGGGACGTAGGGTAAAAAGGTGGTGTGTATATTTGCCTTGAATTTAAGAGTCAAGGGAATCTAAGTTCTTTGGATTTTCGATCTGAGGATTTTAGATTCTTGATTTCTAACAAGCATTTGAGACCATATGTTTGAAAGATGCAAGGATTACACCATGGACTTGTATTCCTTGTATTCTGAAATCCATGGATATCAAGCGAGACCTCCTCCCCTCTATCTtgagatccatgaatttgatGCATAATAACAGAATCATGGATTTACGGTGGGCCAATTGATGAATCAAACCTATCTTATCCAAGGCAATCAATCGCTTCCCAAATGTATAATCACTAAGAGGGAATATGTTGATGCTTCCCGGAGATACGGTTCTCACTATTTGCTTATTGTTGTTTCAGGTGTTGAGTCGTATGATGTGGATATGAAGGAACAGAAGGTGACTGTCAGAGGCAACGTTCAGCCAGATGCTGTGCTGCAGACTGTCTCGAAAACTGGCAAGACAACATCCTTCTGGGAAGAAGGTGGGAACGTTCAAGCATAGAACTCTTTCCAGAATCAGTTTCGGCAGTGGCATAACTATCAATAGGCAGTGCTATGCAGCTACTAAGACAGACATTTGCGGACTTATTGTGTAACTATAtatccaaataagaaaatttataaCTTAAACTGTTTCATCGAAATGGCGTCGTGGCGTTGAGCATGTGGAGCTTGAGATCCTTCTGCATCTTTACTTGTTAGCATTATATTTTAGTATGATGAGGAACTGTGATTGTTATTGCTTGTTTGAATGCCCTGTGAACTCGGCAGTGCAGCAGATACCACATGATCATAATTCCACGCTTCCAATCACTGGCTGGCTTTGCGTTAACATCTGCCAAGAAGTGCATTTGGATTACATAAGGAAGTGTCAGTGTTTGATACTAAGCCTCTGTACATGTCCAGGCAACACTTATTGGTCATAAGCTGTAAGTATTTAAATTCAACCAATTAAAATGTTTGTTGATCTCTATCTGTGTTAATGACAAGTACTTGCAGGATTGTTCACATATTCTCGAAAATGTGACATTTAACTATTTCATCACAACTTTTAATCAGATTTATGTTGTACGACattaaacacacacatatatacagaTTTTGGGCTGTGTGCGAGAGGCCAGATGTATGGATCGCTGGTGCCTCTTGCATATCAGCTCTTTAAAcaacattaatttttctttgaatAGGAATAAAAAATCACTGCTACATGCCAAAAAACCCATTGCTGGTTTTAAGCAGCCTATGTTGCAGAGCTGCCATGAATCCTTCCCACTTGTGAccatgaatcattcaaaatgggaagaagaaaggaaaaaaaaaatagagaatcaGTTAAGTTGAGTCCCAACGGAAATAAATTGTGAACTGGACTAATAAAATTAACTTTAATAAACACAAAATAggtaagaaaaaattaaataaaaattatgtgTCACCGGTTCATGGATGAGGGAAGAGCCATCCAGCAGATGGCTTAGAGTCCCTTCCTTCCTCTTGCCTTCAGGGTCCAAAGCTTTGTTGGGACTTAATAAGGAGACAACGCACCATCAATTAGATATTGTGCTTCGAGGAATAGCacccatgagaattgaactgaCAATGCACTATATAGTGTGTCACTAACcagttgttttgaaaggctctTGAcgccaggggcggagggagaggggggTTCGCCTAAGGCGTGGTCCAACCTCAGctaattggaaaaaaaaattacattaaaaaaaatgaaaatttttggttgcataatgtatttttagGATTCGGGTTTAGTTTGGCGCTACCCAAATAAGTTCGTTGGtctgtttggcccgcccctgaaaaaaagtCTCGCTCTGCCCTTGCTTGACGCCCATGTCCCCAACTGATCTTTCCTAGTTTCCTTGCTTTTGATTCTCACATCAACCTGCACCCAGTTCAACCCCACCATGTGGCTGTTGCTACTGAAGTTGTTGGTCGTTTAGATAGTGTTTGATAAGAATATATATGCTTGGATGCATAATTTTGGAGCATATGCTCCAATAAACATACAAATTCTTGTCTAAGAGAACAAGTTATGATAAGGTATGGCCATTCACCTATATAATGGGATAccattctcttttttcttctaagAAAACAATGCCTCCAGTTGTCCACCTACCAAAATCATCCTAACTTCCTTTCTAAGAACAAAACGTAAATGATAAGAATATGTAACAACGTTTCTATGCATATGTAGACAGATTTGGACCTTTTCTAGAAGGGATTCCTCGAGAATAGGGAT
This window of the Nymphaea colorata isolate Beijing-Zhang1983 chromosome 2, ASM883128v2, whole genome shotgun sequence genome carries:
- the LOC116247875 gene encoding cysteine protease RD19A-like is translated as MASSSFLFPLLAVFLLLVAASAAIGDIGVDGDDPVIRQVTDDHVLNAEHHFSSFVRRFGKTYSGPEEHAYRFSVFKSNLRRARRHQLLDPTAVHGVTQFSDLTEEEFQKRYLGLRSRNPFRRSGDEHKAPILPTNDLPENFDWREHGAVTPVKNQGSCGSCWSFSATGALEGANFLATGKLVSLSEQQLVDCDHECDASEPSSCDSGCNGGLMTSAFQYAIKAGGLEREEDYPYTGTDRGTCKFDKNRIVATVSNYSVVSIDEDQIAANLVKNGPLAVGINAVFMQTYVGGVSCPYICGRHLDHGVLLVGYGAEGYSPIRFKPKPYWIIKNSWGEGWGEQGYYKICRGRNVCGVDSMVSTVAAIRAH
- the LOC116249130 gene encoding copper transport protein ATX1-like; amino-acid sequence: MAQTVVLRVGMTCEGCVGAVKRVLNKMEGVESYDVDMKEQKVTVRGNVQPDAVLQTVSKTGKTTSFWEEGGNVQA